From one Catellatospora sp. IY07-71 genomic stretch:
- a CDS encoding gamma-aminobutyraldehyde dehydrogenase — MTEKLANFINGKYVAPVDGGYADLVDPCTGEVIASAPVSGKQDVEDAMAAAAAAFETWRDTTPSERQKALLKIADAVEARADELVALESRNTGKPLHLTASEELPPAIDQLRFFAGAARLLEGRSAGEYMTGLTSYVRREPIGVVAQVTPWNYPLMMAVWKFAPAIAAGNTVVLKPSDTTPMSTLLLAEIAAEFLPPGVLNVVCGDRDTGRALVAHPTPALVSITGSTRAGSEVAASAAPALKRTHLELGGKAPVLVFDDADVAAAAEGIAIAGFFNAGQDCTAATRVLVTEGAYDAFVEALTEQARNLKTGAPDDEDVLYGPLNNVNQLARVTGFIERLPAHARVTTGGERVGDRGFYFAPTVVADLLQGDEIVTDEVFGPVITVQKVADEAEALRYANDCRYGLASSVWTADHGRAMRLSKRLDFGCVWVNTHIPLVAEMPHGGFKQSGYGKDLSAYGLEDYTRVKHVMHSIGE; from the coding sequence CTACGCCGACCTGGTCGACCCGTGCACGGGTGAGGTGATCGCGAGCGCGCCCGTCTCCGGCAAGCAGGACGTCGAGGACGCCATGGCCGCGGCGGCCGCGGCCTTTGAGACCTGGCGCGACACCACGCCGAGCGAGCGCCAGAAGGCCCTGCTGAAGATCGCCGACGCGGTCGAGGCGCGGGCGGACGAGCTGGTCGCGCTGGAGAGCCGCAACACCGGCAAGCCGCTGCACCTGACCGCGAGCGAGGAGCTGCCGCCCGCGATCGACCAGCTCCGCTTCTTCGCCGGCGCCGCCCGGCTGCTGGAGGGCCGCTCCGCCGGGGAGTACATGACCGGCCTGACCAGCTACGTGCGCCGCGAGCCGATCGGTGTGGTCGCGCAGGTCACGCCGTGGAACTACCCCCTGATGATGGCCGTGTGGAAGTTCGCCCCGGCGATCGCCGCGGGCAACACGGTGGTGCTCAAGCCGTCCGACACCACGCCGATGTCGACGCTGCTGCTGGCCGAGATCGCCGCCGAGTTCCTGCCGCCGGGCGTGCTCAACGTGGTCTGCGGCGACCGGGACACCGGCCGGGCGCTGGTCGCGCACCCGACCCCGGCGCTGGTCTCCATCACCGGCTCCACGCGAGCCGGTTCCGAGGTCGCCGCCTCGGCCGCGCCCGCGCTCAAGCGCACCCACCTGGAGCTGGGCGGCAAGGCCCCGGTGCTGGTGTTCGACGACGCCGACGTGGCCGCCGCGGCCGAGGGCATCGCCATCGCCGGGTTCTTCAACGCGGGCCAGGACTGCACCGCCGCCACCCGGGTGCTGGTCACCGAGGGGGCGTACGACGCGTTCGTGGAGGCGCTCACCGAGCAGGCCCGCAACCTCAAGACCGGCGCGCCCGACGACGAGGACGTGCTCTACGGCCCGCTGAACAACGTCAACCAGCTCGCCCGGGTCACCGGCTTCATCGAGCGGCTGCCCGCGCACGCCCGGGTCACCACCGGCGGCGAGCGGGTCGGCGACCGGGGCTTCTACTTCGCCCCGACCGTCGTGGCGGACCTGCTCCAGGGCGACGAGATCGTCACCGACGAGGTGTTCGGCCCGGTCATCACCGTGCAGAAGGTCGCCGACGAGGCCGAGGCGCTGCGCTACGCCAACGACTGCCGCTACGGCCTGGCCTCCAGCGTGTGGACCGCCGACCACGGCCGCGCGATGCGCCTGAGCAAGCGGCTGGACTTCGGCTGCGTCTGGGTGAACACGCACATCCCGCTGGTCGCCGAGATGCCGCACGGCGGCTTCAAGCAGTCCGGCTACGGCAAGGACCTGTCGGCCTACGGGCTGGAAGACTACACCCGGGTCAAGCACGTCATGCACAGCATCGGAGAGTGA
- the gabT gene encoding 4-aminobutyrate--2-oxoglutarate transaminase, which yields MSSSSEIHARRAGAVARGVGSTLSSYVDRASGGTLTDVDGREWIDFAAGIAVTNVGNSAPAVVAAVREQVERFTHTCFMVTPYESYVAVCEQLNELTPGGFEKRSALFNSGAEAVENAVKIARYATGRQAVIVFEHGYHGRTNLTMALTAKNMPYKHGFGPFAPEVYRAPMSYPLRDGLTGEQAAARALDAITTQVGAQNVAAIVIEPIQGEGGFVVPAPGFLPALASWASANGALFVADEIQTGFCRTGDWFASEHEQVVPDLITTAKGIAGGLPLAAVTGRAEVMDAVHVGGLGGTYGGNPIACAAALASIETMRELDLAAAARRIGGVLTDRLTSLAAKYPQIAEVRGRGAMVAIELTRPGTLDPDPVLTGAVNKACHAAGLLTLTCGTWGNVFRFLPPLVISDDDLDRGLTILDQAFATTT from the coding sequence GTGAGCTCCTCCTCCGAGATCCACGCCCGGCGCGCCGGTGCCGTCGCGCGCGGAGTCGGTTCGACCCTGTCGTCGTACGTGGACCGCGCCTCCGGCGGCACGCTGACCGACGTCGACGGGCGCGAGTGGATCGACTTCGCGGCCGGGATCGCCGTCACCAACGTGGGCAACAGCGCCCCGGCCGTCGTCGCGGCGGTACGCGAGCAGGTCGAGCGCTTCACGCACACCTGCTTCATGGTGACGCCGTACGAGTCGTACGTGGCCGTGTGCGAGCAGCTCAACGAGCTGACGCCGGGCGGCTTCGAGAAACGCTCGGCGCTGTTCAACTCCGGTGCGGAGGCCGTCGAGAACGCCGTGAAGATCGCCCGGTACGCCACCGGGCGGCAGGCGGTGATCGTGTTCGAGCACGGCTACCACGGCCGGACGAACCTGACCATGGCGCTGACCGCGAAGAACATGCCGTACAAGCACGGGTTCGGGCCGTTCGCGCCGGAGGTCTACCGCGCGCCGATGTCGTACCCGCTGCGCGACGGCCTGACCGGCGAGCAGGCCGCCGCCCGCGCCCTCGACGCGATCACCACGCAGGTCGGGGCGCAGAACGTGGCCGCGATCGTGATCGAGCCGATCCAGGGCGAGGGCGGCTTCGTGGTGCCCGCGCCCGGCTTCCTGCCCGCCCTCGCGTCCTGGGCCTCGGCCAACGGCGCGCTGTTCGTGGCCGACGAGATCCAGACCGGGTTCTGCCGCACCGGCGACTGGTTCGCCAGCGAGCACGAGCAGGTGGTGCCCGATCTGATCACCACGGCGAAGGGCATCGCGGGCGGCCTGCCGCTGGCGGCGGTCACCGGCCGGGCGGAGGTGATGGACGCGGTGCACGTCGGCGGGCTCGGTGGCACGTACGGCGGCAACCCCATCGCCTGCGCCGCCGCCCTGGCCTCCATCGAGACCATGCGCGAGCTGGACCTGGCCGCCGCGGCCCGCCGCATCGGCGGGGTGCTCACCGACCGGCTCACCTCGCTGGCCGCCAAGTATCCGCAGATCGCCGAGGTCCGCGGCCGTGGCGCGATGGTCGCGATCGAGCTGACCCGCCCCGGCACCCTCGACCCCGACCCGGTCCTCACCGGCGCGGTCAACAAGGCGTGCCACGCCGCCGGCCTGCTCACCCTCACCTGCGGCACCTGGGGCAACGTCTTCCGCTTCCTCCCCCCGCTCGTCATCTCCGACGACGACCTGGACCGCGGCCTCACCATCCTCGACCAGGCCTTCGCCACCACCACCTGA
- a CDS encoding saccharopine dehydrogenase family protein — MRILLVGAGGVGSAAAAIAARRDFFQLMVVADYSLERAQRAVSGLDDRFVAARLDASQARDVAELCRTHGITHVLNAVDPRFVMPIFDGAFEAGADYLDMAMSLSRPHPTEPYAKTGVMLGEEQFGKAVAWAAAGRLALVGIGVEPGLSDVFARYAADHLFAEIDEIGVRDGSNITVDGFDFAPSFSIWTTIEECLNPPIVWERERGWFTTAPFSEPEVFDFPEGIGPVECVNVEHEEVLLIPRWVDAKRVTFKYGLGTEFIEILKTVHKLGLDSTRPIAIGGGKSQVMVSPRDVLAAQLPDPATLGSLMKGKTCAGTWVKGRGLDGKARELYLYHVVDNEWSMREYGHQAVVWQTAVNPVVALELLAGGAWQGTGVLGPEALDPVPFLDLLTAYGSPWGMRDQQPFRALPQPAREQIAA; from the coding sequence ATGCGTATCCTGCTGGTCGGCGCTGGTGGCGTCGGCAGTGCAGCAGCCGCCATCGCCGCTCGCCGTGACTTCTTCCAGCTCATGGTCGTAGCGGACTACTCCCTGGAGCGGGCCCAGCGCGCCGTCTCCGGGCTCGACGACCGTTTCGTCGCGGCCAGGCTCGACGCGTCGCAGGCCCGCGACGTGGCCGAGCTGTGCCGCACGCACGGCATCACGCACGTGCTGAACGCGGTCGACCCCCGTTTCGTGATGCCGATCTTCGACGGCGCGTTCGAGGCCGGCGCGGACTATCTCGACATGGCCATGTCGCTGTCCCGCCCGCACCCGACCGAGCCGTACGCCAAGACCGGGGTGATGCTCGGCGAGGAGCAGTTCGGCAAGGCCGTCGCGTGGGCGGCCGCCGGGCGGCTCGCCCTGGTCGGCATCGGTGTGGAACCCGGCCTGTCCGACGTGTTCGCCCGCTACGCCGCCGATCACCTGTTCGCCGAGATCGACGAGATCGGGGTGCGGGACGGCTCCAACATCACCGTGGACGGGTTCGACTTCGCCCCGTCGTTCTCCATCTGGACCACCATCGAGGAATGCCTCAACCCCCCGATCGTCTGGGAGCGCGAGCGCGGCTGGTTCACCACCGCCCCGTTCAGCGAGCCCGAGGTGTTCGACTTCCCGGAGGGCATCGGACCGGTCGAGTGCGTCAACGTGGAGCACGAGGAGGTGCTGCTCATCCCGCGCTGGGTCGACGCCAAGCGGGTCACCTTCAAGTACGGCCTGGGCACCGAGTTCATCGAGATCCTGAAGACCGTGCACAAGCTCGGCCTCGACTCCACCCGCCCGATCGCCATCGGCGGCGGCAAGTCGCAGGTCATGGTGTCGCCGCGGGACGTGCTGGCCGCCCAGCTGCCCGACCCGGCCACGCTCGGCTCCCTCATGAAGGGCAAGACCTGCGCCGGCACCTGGGTCAAGGGCAGGGGCCTGGACGGCAAGGCCCGGGAGCTGTACCTCTACCACGTCGTCGACAACGAGTGGTCCATGCGCGAGTACGGCCACCAGGCCGTGGTGTGGCAGACCGCGGTCAACCCCGTGGTGGCGCTGGAACTGCTCGCCGGCGGGGCGTGGCAGGGCACCGGCGTGCTCGGCCCGGAGGCGCTGGACCCGGTGCCGTTCCTGGACCTGCTGACGGCGTACGGCTCGCCCTGGGGCATGCGCGACCAGCAGCCGTTCCGGGCGCTGCCCCAGCCCGCCCGGGAGCAGATCGCGGCCTGA
- a CDS encoding FAD-binding oxidoreductase encodes MRAKGSKLWASALADASPTPYWTDRPERPAPVPPLTSATTAQLAVIGGGYSGLWTALLAKERDPSADVVLLESGVCGHAASGRNGGFCSASLTHGLANGVDRFPDEITELERLGRENLDQIEDTLGRYAIDCDFERTGELEVATSAYQLDWLHESYELTRSMGYQAELFDRDQVRAQVDSPTYLGGWWDRDRVAMLDPAKLAWGLRQACLSLGVRIYEGTPVLGLSSGRDGLTLRTPHGEVRAAKVALATSAFGPLLRKLKRYLIPVYDYALMTEPLSPAQLGDLGWANRQGLGDSANQFHYYRLTADNRILFGGYDAIYHFGNRIAPTLEQREATFDRLAEHFFTTFPQLEGLRFTHSWGGVIDTCTRFCAFFGTAFGGRLAYAAGYTGLGVGATRFGAQVMLDHLSGVATARTELDFVRSKPWPLPPEPLRSLGIQLTRWSLARADEHQGRRNLWLRTLDHAGLGFDS; translated from the coding sequence ATGCGGGCCAAAGGATCAAAACTGTGGGCGTCGGCGCTTGCGGATGCGTCGCCGACGCCGTACTGGACGGACCGGCCTGAGCGGCCGGCACCCGTGCCCCCGCTGACCAGCGCGACCACCGCGCAGCTGGCGGTGATCGGGGGAGGCTACAGCGGCCTGTGGACGGCCCTGCTGGCCAAGGAGCGCGACCCGTCGGCCGACGTGGTCCTGCTCGAATCGGGGGTGTGCGGCCACGCCGCCTCCGGACGCAACGGCGGCTTCTGCTCCGCGAGCCTGACCCACGGGCTCGCCAACGGGGTGGACCGCTTCCCGGACGAGATCACCGAGCTGGAACGGCTCGGCCGGGAGAACCTCGACCAGATCGAGGACACGCTGGGCCGGTACGCCATCGACTGCGACTTCGAGCGCACCGGTGAGCTGGAGGTGGCCACCTCCGCGTACCAGCTGGACTGGCTGCACGAGTCCTACGAGCTGACCCGCTCGATGGGCTACCAGGCCGAGCTGTTCGACCGCGACCAGGTGCGGGCGCAGGTCGACTCGCCCACCTACCTGGGCGGCTGGTGGGACCGCGACCGGGTGGCCATGCTCGACCCGGCGAAGCTGGCCTGGGGCCTGCGCCAGGCATGCCTGTCGCTGGGCGTGCGCATCTACGAGGGCACCCCCGTCCTCGGGCTGAGCAGCGGACGCGACGGGCTCACCCTGCGCACGCCGCACGGCGAGGTGCGCGCGGCGAAGGTCGCGCTGGCGACCAGCGCCTTCGGGCCGCTGCTGCGCAAGCTCAAGCGCTACCTGATCCCGGTGTACGACTACGCCCTGATGACCGAGCCGCTGTCCCCGGCGCAACTCGGTGACCTGGGCTGGGCCAACCGGCAGGGGCTGGGCGACTCGGCCAACCAGTTCCACTACTACCGGCTCACCGCGGACAACCGGATCCTGTTCGGCGGGTACGACGCGATCTACCACTTCGGCAACCGCATCGCGCCCACCCTCGAACAGCGAGAAGCCACCTTCGACCGGCTGGCCGAGCACTTCTTCACCACGTTCCCGCAGCTGGAGGGGCTTCGGTTCACCCACAGCTGGGGCGGGGTGATCGACACCTGCACCCGGTTCTGCGCCTTCTTCGGCACGGCCTTCGGCGGGCGGCTGGCCTATGCGGCCGGTTACACAGGGCTGGGCGTCGGGGCGACCCGCTTCGGCGCGCAGGTGATGCTCGACCACCTCAGCGGTGTGGCCACGGCACGCACGGAACTGGACTTCGTCCGCTCCAAGCCCTGGCCGCTGCCCCCGGAGCCGCTGCGCTCGCTCGGCATCCAGCTCACCCGCTGGTCGCTGGCGCGCGCCGACGAGCACCAGGGACGGCGCAACCTCTGGCTGCGCACGCTGGACCACGCCGGGCTCGGCTTCGACTCCTGA
- a CDS encoding ABC transporter permease, which produces MHALWRWLADKWVLLVGLLILLYLFVPIAVIFLLSFNQPGSRNTTYVLDLQTFDFTWNNWTDMCGAAGICDALLRSIYIGFGATLISTILGTLISFALVRYRFFGRKGTNTLIFLPMATPEIVMGTSLLTLFIGWQVPLGFLTILIAHVMFCISFVVVTVKARLAGLDPRLQEAAMDLYATPWQAFRLVILPLVLPGIVAASLLAFSLSFDDFIITNFVTGTSGYETFPMFIWGSNLRGIPPQVNAIASAMFLISFAFVIAGQLRNRRRSARRAATS; this is translated from the coding sequence ATGCACGCGCTGTGGCGCTGGCTCGCCGACAAGTGGGTGCTGCTGGTCGGCCTGCTGATCCTGCTGTACCTGTTCGTCCCGATCGCGGTGATCTTCCTGCTGTCGTTCAACCAGCCGGGCAGCCGCAACACCACCTACGTGCTCGACCTCCAGACGTTCGACTTCACCTGGAACAACTGGACCGACATGTGCGGCGCGGCCGGGATCTGCGACGCGCTGCTGCGCAGCATCTACATCGGGTTCGGGGCCACCCTGATCTCCACGATCCTGGGCACGCTCATCTCGTTCGCGCTGGTGAGATACCGGTTCTTCGGGCGAAAGGGCACGAACACCCTGATCTTCCTGCCGATGGCCACGCCGGAAATCGTGATGGGCACCTCGTTGTTGACCCTGTTCATAGGGTGGCAGGTGCCGCTGGGCTTCTTGACGATCCTCATCGCGCATGTCATGTTCTGCATATCGTTCGTGGTGGTCACCGTGAAGGCACGGCTGGCCGGGCTCGATCCGAGGCTGCAGGAGGCGGCGATGGACCTGTACGCGACGCCGTGGCAGGCGTTCCGTCTGGTCATCCTGCCGCTCGTGCTGCCCGGCATCGTGGCGGCCTCGCTGCTGGCGTTCTCGCTCAGCTTCGACGACTTCATCATCACGAACTTCGTGACCGGCACCAGCGGCTACGAGACCTTCCCGATGTTCATCTGGGGGTCCAACCTGCGCGGCATCCCGCCGCAGGTCAACGCCATCGCCAGTGCCATGTTCCTGATCTCGTTCGCGTTCGTCATCGCGGGCCAGCTGCGCAACCGCCGCCGCTCCGCCCGCCGCGCGGCGACTTCCTAA
- a CDS encoding ABC transporter permease produces MAALLPTASGGSAVAAEVPVEPPAGMRRRRWIPYALLAPGMLWLAVFFVYPVVQLFMASLWNPAGSIETGYVFDWSWSNYADAWEMFHVQFLRSLWYALITTVICLALGYPLAYAIAIKGGRWKNLMLVGVIAPFFTSYLVRTYSWKAILSDSGPAVDFLKWAHLLGPDGRLLATEFAVIAGLVYNFLPFMVLPLYASLDKLDVRLLEAARDLYHGPVRSFLRVTLPLSLPGVVAGTLLTFIPSAGDYVNANLLGGPNTQMIGSVIQSRFLVVNDYPIASALSVMLMVTILVLVTVYVSTAGTDEVV; encoded by the coding sequence GTGGCGGCCCTCCTTCCCACCGCGTCGGGCGGCAGCGCCGTCGCCGCCGAGGTCCCGGTCGAACCGCCGGCCGGGATGCGGCGGCGGCGCTGGATCCCGTACGCGCTGCTCGCCCCGGGCATGCTGTGGCTCGCGGTGTTCTTCGTCTACCCCGTGGTCCAGCTGTTCATGGCGAGCCTGTGGAACCCGGCCGGGTCGATCGAGACCGGCTACGTGTTCGACTGGTCGTGGAGCAACTACGCCGACGCGTGGGAGATGTTCCACGTCCAGTTCCTGCGCTCGCTCTGGTACGCGCTGATCACCACGGTGATCTGCCTGGCGCTGGGCTACCCGCTCGCGTACGCCATCGCGATCAAGGGCGGGCGCTGGAAGAACCTCATGCTGGTCGGCGTGATCGCGCCGTTCTTCACCAGCTACCTGGTGCGCACCTACTCGTGGAAGGCGATCCTGTCCGACAGCGGGCCGGCGGTCGACTTCCTCAAGTGGGCCCACCTGCTCGGGCCGGACGGGCGGCTGCTGGCGACCGAGTTCGCGGTGATCGCGGGCCTGGTCTACAACTTCCTGCCGTTCATGGTGCTGCCGCTCTACGCCAGCCTGGACAAGCTGGACGTACGCCTGCTGGAGGCCGCGCGCGACCTCTACCACGGGCCGGTGCGCAGCTTCCTGCGCGTGACGCTGCCGCTGTCCCTGCCGGGCGTGGTGGCGGGCACGCTGCTGACGTTCATCCCGTCGGCCGGCGACTACGTCAACGCGAACCTGCTGGGCGGGCCGAACACGCAGATGATCGGCAGCGTGATCCAGTCGCGGTTCCTGGTGGTCAACGACTACCCGATCGCGTCGGCGCTGTCGGTCATGCTGATGGTGACGATCCTGGTGCTGGTGACGGTCTACGTCAGCACCGCCGGCACGGACGAGGTGGTCTGA
- a CDS encoding ABC transporter ATP-binding protein, translating into MKGQNQDLRIENVTKTFGGFTAVDDLTLTIPDGSFFALLGASGCGKTTTLRMVAGLEEPTAGRITLGGLDITRMRPYKRPVNTVFQSYALFPHLSVADNVAFGLRRKGVGRKDADRKVAEMLDLVQLGGYGPRRPAQLSGGQQQRVALARALVNSPEVLLLDEPLGALDLKLRRQMQIELKRIQTEVGITFVHVTHDQEEAMTMADTVAVMQAGRIEQLGAPAEMYEFPASAFVANFLGQSNLIPAEVTGQTDGHVTVDAHGNRLALPAARCRVTSGSALLGVRPEKLHLCDGLDAVPSGHAAVRGVITDTSFTGVSTQYLVRAPWGSELTVFVPNSGLASPAAPGAEVAVHWLPAHSFLVGS; encoded by the coding sequence GTGAAGGGCCAGAACCAGGATCTCCGCATCGAGAACGTCACCAAGACGTTCGGCGGCTTCACCGCCGTCGACGACCTCACCCTGACCATCCCGGACGGCTCGTTCTTCGCCCTGCTGGGGGCGTCGGGCTGCGGCAAGACCACCACGCTGCGCATGGTGGCGGGTCTGGAGGAGCCGACCGCCGGGCGGATCACGCTCGGCGGCCTGGACATCACCCGGATGCGCCCCTACAAGCGGCCGGTCAACACCGTGTTCCAGAGCTACGCGCTGTTCCCGCACCTGAGCGTCGCGGACAACGTGGCGTTCGGGCTGCGGCGCAAGGGAGTGGGCAGGAAGGACGCCGACCGCAAGGTCGCGGAGATGCTCGACCTGGTCCAGCTCGGCGGTTACGGGCCGCGCCGCCCGGCGCAGCTGTCCGGTGGGCAGCAGCAGCGGGTGGCGCTGGCCCGGGCCCTGGTCAACAGCCCCGAGGTGCTGCTGCTCGACGAGCCGCTGGGCGCGCTCGACCTGAAGCTGCGCCGCCAGATGCAGATCGAGCTCAAGCGCATCCAGACCGAGGTCGGCATCACCTTCGTGCACGTCACCCACGACCAGGAGGAGGCCATGACCATGGCCGACACGGTCGCGGTGATGCAGGCCGGGCGCATCGAGCAGCTGGGCGCGCCCGCCGAGATGTACGAGTTCCCCGCCTCGGCGTTCGTGGCCAACTTCCTCGGCCAGTCCAACCTGATCCCGGCCGAGGTGACCGGGCAGACCGACGGCCACGTCACAGTCGACGCGCACGGCAACCGCCTGGCGCTGCCCGCGGCCCGCTGCCGGGTCACCTCCGGCAGCGCGCTGCTGGGCGTACGCCCGGAGAAGCTGCACCTGTGCGACGGGCTGGACGCGGTGCCCTCGGGCCACGCGGCGGTGCGCGGTGTCATCACCGACACCTCGTTCACCGGCGTCTCCACGCAGTACCTGGTGCGGGCGCCGTGGGGCAGCGAGCTGACCGTGTTCGTGCCGAACTCGGGCCTGGCCTCCCCGGCCGCGCCGGGGGCCGAGGTGGCGGTGCACTGGCTGCCCGCGCACTCGTTCCTCGTGGGGAGCTGA
- a CDS encoding spermidine/putrescine ABC transporter substrate-binding protein, giving the protein MARRIPLSPQAQAVLSAMPSRRNVLRGTLAAGAFAAAGGALAACGTKGTNGNATGTQSEGPKCTTQDLSATERKVLFSNWPAYIDEDEKNPEIHPTLVAFKAKTGLDVEYTADINDNNDFYGKIRQQLTACQTINRDLVVFTDWMAATFIRNGFAQKFSPDKVATFAKNLAPSLRGRQFDPNMEYAAPWQSGLTGIGVNTGVTKEVRTVDELLTRPDLKGKVTFLTEMHDTMGFMLLSIGKDPGNFTGADFDAALEKLKGGVSSGQIRRFTGNDYVQDLAKGDIAACIAWSGDVIQLGFDNPKIKLIAPDEGMMLWSDNMLIPVTATHASNAQALIDYYYDPKVAAELAAYVNYVCPVAGAQEAMKDIDPELAENPLIFPDAAMQAKTKIFMPLTEAQEKEYQGKFQAAIGA; this is encoded by the coding sequence ATGGCTCGTCGCATACCACTCTCCCCCCAGGCCCAGGCTGTGCTGTCGGCGATGCCGTCCCGCCGGAACGTGCTGCGCGGGACCCTCGCCGCCGGCGCGTTCGCGGCGGCGGGCGGGGCGCTGGCCGCCTGCGGCACCAAGGGCACCAACGGCAACGCCACCGGCACGCAGTCCGAGGGCCCGAAGTGCACCACCCAGGACCTGTCGGCGACCGAGCGCAAGGTCCTCTTCTCCAACTGGCCGGCCTACATCGACGAGGACGAGAAGAACCCGGAGATCCACCCGACGCTGGTCGCGTTCAAGGCGAAGACCGGCCTCGACGTCGAGTACACGGCCGACATCAACGACAACAACGACTTCTACGGCAAGATCCGCCAGCAGCTCACGGCCTGCCAGACGATCAACCGCGACCTGGTGGTGTTCACCGACTGGATGGCGGCGACGTTCATCCGCAACGGCTTCGCCCAGAAGTTCAGCCCCGACAAGGTGGCCACGTTCGCCAAGAACCTGGCCCCGTCGCTGCGCGGCCGCCAGTTCGACCCCAACATGGAGTACGCCGCGCCGTGGCAGTCCGGCCTGACCGGCATCGGCGTGAACACCGGGGTGACCAAGGAGGTGCGCACGGTCGACGAGCTGCTGACCCGCCCCGACCTGAAGGGCAAGGTCACCTTCCTGACCGAGATGCACGACACCATGGGCTTCATGCTGCTGTCGATCGGCAAGGACCCGGGCAACTTCACCGGCGCCGACTTCGACGCGGCGCTGGAGAAGCTGAAGGGCGGCGTCAGCTCCGGCCAGATCCGCCGCTTCACCGGCAACGACTACGTGCAGGACCTGGCCAAGGGCGACATCGCGGCGTGCATCGCGTGGTCCGGCGACGTGATCCAGCTCGGCTTCGACAACCCGAAGATCAAGCTGATCGCGCCGGACGAGGGCATGATGCTCTGGTCGGACAACATGCTGATCCCGGTCACCGCCACGCACGCGAGCAACGCCCAGGCGCTGATCGACTACTACTACGACCCGAAGGTCGCCGCCGAGCTGGCCGCGTACGTCAACTACGTGTGCCCGGTGGCCGGCGCGCAGGAGGCGATGAAGGACATCGACCCCGAGCTCGCCGAGAACCCGCTCATCTTCCCCGACGCCGCGATGCAGGCGAAGACCAAGATCTTCATGCCGCTGACCGAGGCGCAGGAGAAGGAGTACCAGGGCAAGTTCCAGGCAGCGATCGGGGCGTGA